In Cytobacillus oceanisediminis, the following proteins share a genomic window:
- a CDS encoding NAD(P)-dependent malic enzyme — MTLREEALHMHRANKGKLESKSKVQVRNAKDLSLAYSPGVAEPCKEIYDKPETVYEYTMKGNMVAVVSDGTAVLGLGNIGPEAALPVMEGKAVLFKSFAGVDAFPICLNTTDVDKIVETVKLLEPTFGGVNLEDIAAPNCFYVEERLKKETNIPVFHDDQHGTAIVTVAGLVNALKLSGKKMNEIKVVANGAGAAGIAIIKLLYSYGVRDIIMCDTKGAIYEGRPQGMNEIKNEVAKYTNRENAKGSLADVIKGADVFIGVSVAGALTAEMIGTMNQDPIIFAMANPTPEIMPEEAKAAGAMVVGTGRSDFPNQVNNVLAFPGIFRGALDVRATHINEKMKVAAVEAIANLVHQDELNADYVIPGPFDPRVAPAVAAAVAKAAMETGVARIKVDPEEVKEKTKQLAVIGKGE; from the coding sequence TTGACCTTACGCGAAGAAGCACTGCATATGCATAGAGCTAATAAAGGGAAATTGGAATCTAAATCAAAAGTACAGGTGCGAAATGCCAAAGACTTAAGCCTTGCTTACTCCCCGGGGGTTGCTGAGCCCTGCAAGGAGATTTATGATAAGCCGGAAACTGTCTATGAATATACGATGAAAGGCAATATGGTCGCGGTTGTTTCCGATGGAACAGCAGTGCTGGGATTAGGAAATATCGGGCCGGAAGCCGCCCTGCCTGTAATGGAAGGGAAAGCTGTACTATTCAAAAGTTTTGCAGGAGTGGATGCATTTCCAATTTGCCTCAATACGACTGATGTAGATAAAATCGTTGAGACGGTAAAACTTCTTGAACCTACATTTGGGGGCGTAAACCTTGAGGATATTGCTGCTCCAAATTGCTTTTATGTAGAGGAGCGACTAAAGAAGGAAACAAATATTCCTGTTTTCCACGATGACCAGCATGGCACTGCCATTGTGACTGTTGCAGGTCTTGTGAATGCCTTGAAGCTTTCCGGAAAGAAAATGAATGAAATTAAGGTTGTGGCAAATGGTGCGGGTGCGGCCGGAATTGCCATCATTAAACTTCTTTACAGCTATGGTGTTCGCGATATTATTATGTGTGACACCAAGGGTGCCATCTATGAAGGCCGCCCGCAGGGAATGAATGAGATAAAAAATGAAGTAGCGAAGTATACGAATCGGGAAAATGCGAAGGGAAGCCTAGCTGATGTTATTAAAGGCGCAGACGTATTCATCGGGGTATCTGTGGCTGGAGCGTTAACGGCAGAGATGATTGGTACCATGAATCAGGATCCGATTATTTTCGCTATGGCCAATCCAACTCCTGAAATTATGCCTGAAGAAGCGAAAGCAGCTGGAGCGATGGTAGTTGGTACAGGAAGATCCGACTTTCCAAACCAGGTCAATAATGTGCTGGCTTTCCCTGGAATCTTCCGCGGAGCTCTGGATGTCCGTGCAACTCATATCAATGAGAAAATGAAAGTAGCTGCTGTAGAAGCCATTGCCAATTTGGTTCATCAGGATGAACTGAACGCAGATTATGTCATCCCGGGGCCATTCGATCCCCGTGTCGCACCTGCAGTTGCGGCTGCTGTGGCAAAGGCAGCTATGGAAACCGGTGTTGCCCGCATTAAAGTGGATCCTGAAGAAGTAAAGGAAAAAACGAAGCAACTTGCTGTCATTGGAAAAGGTGAGTGA
- a CDS encoding FadR/GntR family transcriptional regulator has product MIEHDGLKPGDRLPSERELSERLGVGRSSVREALRALELLGLIETRRGEGTFVRDFRGHQLVQLLSTFILQDKKSIRDVKETKFLIELDCLWLIIQKAGEDQLLRFKKWTLEADYSDDDFFLEIVTLADNHLFLRIWIILKDYYNSLDLETMMVTKEQYAELIETLISRNESEVIRVYRNLRKLSKS; this is encoded by the coding sequence ATGATTGAACATGACGGACTTAAGCCTGGAGATCGATTGCCTTCCGAAAGAGAGCTGTCAGAGCGCCTGGGTGTCGGGCGCTCTTCCGTTCGGGAAGCATTAAGAGCCCTTGAACTTCTTGGCTTAATAGAGACAAGGAGAGGCGAGGGGACTTTTGTGAGAGATTTTAGAGGGCATCAGCTTGTACAGCTGCTTAGCACGTTTATTCTTCAGGATAAGAAATCCATAAGAGATGTTAAAGAAACCAAGTTTCTGATCGAACTGGATTGTTTATGGCTGATCATTCAAAAGGCTGGAGAAGATCAGCTTCTTAGGTTCAAAAAGTGGACTCTTGAAGCAGACTACTCAGATGATGACTTTTTCCTGGAAATCGTCACACTTGCAGATAATCATCTTTTCCTCCGTATCTGGATCATCCTTAAAGATTATTATAATTCTCTGGATCTGGAGACAATGATGGTAACCAAGGAACAATATGCAGAGCTGATTGAGACATTGATTTCCAGAAATGAATCCGAAGTTATTCGTGTATATAGAAATCTGAGGAAATTGTCGAAAAGCTAA
- the dnaE gene encoding DNA polymerase III subunit alpha, producing the protein MSFIHLHVYSAYSLLSSTARIEQLVSGARENRFPALALTDRNVMYGAVAFYKECLKQSIKPILGLSVDVLSEISEGEAYPMVLLAKSRQGFQNLLKITSTVQTKSPEGIPVKWLKHYAGGLFALTPGLDGEIEQYLEAGEYGQAKRTAELFSSLFEPNSFFFAIQDHGLREEKKNNELLVQLSGETGIGLAASNGVCYIKKEDAFAHECLMAIKNGEKLQDEERERLKSDEYYLKLSGEMAELLSGYPDALENTIKIAEQCNVMLELDKQNLPKYPAVRGMSADELLSEVCWQGFADRYPDADDEHRERLRYELNIIRNMKFSDYFLIVWDFMKFSRENGILTGPGRGSAAGSMVAYVLYITDVDPIEHQLLFERFLNPERISMPDIDIDFPDHRRDEVIRYVSRKYGELHVAQILTFGTLAAKAALRDVGRAFGLNPKELDMLSRKVPSKLGISLKEAYKESEPLRRFTQESDLNRRLFETAIKLEGLPRHTSTHAAGVVISEHPLVEAIPIQKGHENVYLTQYSMEHLEDVGLLKMDFLGLRNLTLIENILSSIQRKTGTQIDIKNIPLDDEAVYSLLGKGDTTGIFQLESEGMRSVLTRLQPTRFEDIVAVNALYRPGPMENIPLFIDRKHGRKPINYPHPDLKPILENTYGVIVYQEQIMQIAAKMAGFSLGEADLLRRAVSKKQKEVLDRERAHFVGGAVKKGYNEQAAHEIYDLIVRFANYGFNRSHAVAYSFIAYQLAYLKTHYPLHFMASLLTSAVGNEGRIAQYIGELRQMGLPLSPPSINKSGYSFLVEKDSIRYSLAAIKGVGAAALRDIFQARKNKRFEDLFDFCIRVSTKAVNRKILESLVHSGSFDEFGEDRAVLLASLDVAAEHAQLVMPEDDQADFFEDDEFFPKPKYTEVDPIRSEDKLRFEKEVLGLYLSDHPVSIYESSFHLLDACPLLELERTANKAKTVAYLSEVKKIRTKKGEPMAFLSLSDQSGDMEAVVFPKVFNRFSMLCSQGNIVLAEGRIEERDGKKQLIVQHLDDVKEAIEKIQNKDPVLYLRITEDRETSENLRFLKELFKKNEGRVQVVLYYESSRKTIRLGEEDLISPSEDFLKLLMKMLGQNNVILK; encoded by the coding sequence GTGTCATTTATTCACCTTCATGTATATAGCGCTTATAGCCTGCTGTCGAGCACGGCAAGAATAGAGCAGCTTGTGTCAGGCGCCAGGGAAAACAGGTTTCCTGCCCTGGCTTTAACGGACCGGAATGTCATGTACGGAGCCGTTGCCTTTTATAAAGAATGTCTTAAGCAGTCCATAAAGCCGATCCTGGGTCTCTCTGTGGATGTGTTAAGCGAGATATCCGAAGGCGAAGCTTATCCAATGGTCCTCTTGGCTAAAAGCCGGCAGGGGTTTCAGAATCTATTAAAAATCACAAGCACAGTCCAGACAAAATCGCCTGAAGGCATCCCTGTTAAATGGCTTAAGCACTATGCAGGTGGATTGTTTGCTTTAACTCCCGGCCTTGATGGGGAAATCGAACAATATCTTGAGGCAGGTGAATACGGCCAGGCAAAAAGAACAGCTGAACTTTTCAGCAGTCTTTTCGAGCCAAATTCATTCTTTTTCGCTATACAGGATCATGGGCTGCGTGAAGAGAAAAAAAACAATGAACTTCTGGTTCAGCTTTCTGGGGAAACAGGGATTGGCCTGGCTGCTTCAAATGGTGTCTGTTACATAAAGAAAGAAGATGCTTTTGCCCATGAGTGCCTGATGGCCATTAAAAATGGAGAGAAGCTTCAGGATGAAGAGAGAGAGCGGCTGAAGAGTGATGAGTATTATTTAAAATTATCCGGTGAAATGGCGGAATTGTTATCGGGTTATCCTGATGCTTTGGAGAATACGATTAAGATAGCAGAGCAATGCAATGTCATGCTTGAGCTAGATAAACAGAACCTTCCTAAATACCCTGCTGTAAGAGGCATGAGTGCCGATGAGCTATTGTCAGAAGTCTGCTGGCAGGGTTTTGCTGACAGATATCCGGATGCAGATGATGAGCATAGGGAACGTTTGCGGTATGAGCTGAACATAATTAGAAACATGAAGTTCAGCGATTATTTTCTAATCGTATGGGATTTTATGAAGTTTTCGAGAGAAAATGGAATTTTAACCGGCCCGGGGCGGGGATCTGCTGCCGGTTCAATGGTTGCTTATGTCTTATATATTACAGATGTGGATCCAATTGAGCATCAGTTATTATTCGAGCGATTCCTAAATCCAGAGAGAATCTCCATGCCTGATATTGATATCGATTTCCCGGATCACAGAAGGGATGAGGTGATTCGGTATGTATCCAGGAAATATGGAGAGCTCCATGTTGCCCAAATTCTTACGTTTGGAACACTGGCAGCCAAGGCTGCACTTCGGGATGTCGGCAGGGCATTTGGGCTTAATCCGAAAGAGCTGGACATGCTTTCAAGAAAAGTACCTTCCAAATTGGGCATCAGTCTCAAAGAGGCCTACAAAGAATCAGAGCCTCTAAGAAGATTCACCCAGGAATCCGATTTAAATCGGAGACTTTTTGAAACGGCTATCAAACTGGAAGGTCTGCCAAGACATACATCCACTCATGCTGCCGGTGTTGTAATCAGCGAGCACCCGCTGGTTGAGGCCATTCCTATTCAAAAGGGACATGAAAATGTTTATCTGACTCAATACTCGATGGAGCATCTTGAAGATGTCGGCCTATTAAAAATGGATTTTCTCGGTCTTAGGAACCTGACATTAATCGAGAATATCCTAAGCTCTATCCAGAGAAAAACAGGCACACAGATTGATATAAAAAACATTCCCCTAGATGATGAGGCAGTATACAGTCTATTGGGAAAAGGAGATACTACAGGCATTTTTCAGCTTGAATCTGAGGGGATGCGAAGTGTGCTGACAAGGCTTCAGCCAACACGCTTTGAAGATATTGTGGCTGTCAATGCCCTTTACCGCCCCGGTCCAATGGAAAATATCCCGCTGTTTATTGACAGGAAGCATGGGAGAAAGCCGATAAATTATCCTCATCCCGATTTGAAGCCTATTCTTGAAAACACGTATGGTGTCATCGTATATCAGGAACAAATTATGCAAATCGCTGCAAAAATGGCAGGATTTTCACTGGGGGAAGCCGATTTGCTTCGGAGAGCGGTCAGCAAGAAGCAAAAAGAAGTGCTGGACCGTGAGCGTGCCCATTTTGTAGGGGGGGCAGTGAAGAAAGGCTATAATGAACAAGCTGCTCATGAAATATATGATCTAATTGTCCGGTTTGCAAACTATGGATTCAACCGGAGCCATGCGGTTGCATACAGTTTCATAGCTTATCAGCTGGCATATTTAAAAACTCATTATCCGCTTCACTTTATGGCTTCCCTGCTGACTTCAGCCGTAGGAAATGAAGGAAGGATTGCCCAATATATTGGAGAACTGAGACAGATGGGTTTGCCGCTCAGCCCGCCTTCCATTAATAAAAGCGGCTATTCATTTCTGGTAGAAAAAGATTCAATCAGGTATAGTCTTGCAGCCATAAAAGGCGTAGGTGCTGCAGCTTTAAGGGATATTTTTCAGGCAAGGAAAAATAAGCGCTTTGAAGATCTGTTTGATTTTTGCATAAGGGTTTCAACAAAAGCTGTTAATCGCAAGATTCTCGAATCCCTGGTTCATTCAGGCAGCTTTGATGAATTTGGGGAAGATAGAGCTGTTCTTCTTGCCAGCCTGGATGTGGCTGCAGAACATGCCCAGCTTGTTATGCCGGAGGACGACCAAGCGGATTTCTTTGAGGATGATGAATTTTTTCCTAAGCCTAAATATACTGAAGTAGATCCGATCCGTTCCGAGGACAAGCTGAGATTTGAAAAAGAAGTGCTGGGCCTGTATTTATCGGATCATCCGGTTTCGATTTACGAATCATCTTTTCACCTGCTGGATGCTTGTCCGCTTCTTGAACTAGAAAGAACTGCAAATAAGGCAAAAACAGTTGCTTATTTATCCGAAGTGAAAAAGATTCGTACGAAAAAAGGCGAGCCAATGGCGTTTCTTTCCTTGAGCGATCAGTCGGGGGATATGGAGGCAGTTGTTTTTCCAAAGGTGTTTAACCGATTTTCAATGCTCTGCTCCCAGGGAAACATCGTCTTAGCGGAAGGAAGGATAGAGGAGCGGGATGGAAAGAAACAGCTGATTGTCCAGCATCTTGATGATGTGAAGGAAGCTATTGAAAAAATACAAAACAAAGATCCCGTTTTGTATTTAAGGATTACTGAGGATCGGGAAACATCGGAAAATCTTCGTTTTCTTAAAGAATTATTTAAAAAAAATGAAGGCCGGGTTCAGGTGGTTTTGTATTATGAAAGCTCCCGAAAAACCATTCGCCTGGGTGAAGAGGATCTAATCTCGCCATCAGAGGATTTCCTTAAATTGCTTATGAAAATGCTTGGACAGAATAACGTCATTTTAAAGTAA
- a CDS encoding YtrH family sporulation protein: protein MMKYQDNSGRAIPAARTDDMNTQPFFSTLIESYFIAFGVLIGGSIIGGMAAFLTGKPPLNQIFQISNMIRIWAIIAAIGGTFDTVYSFERGVMDGQTKDIFKQFMLILSALGGAQTGAMLINWLTQENISA, encoded by the coding sequence ATGATGAAGTATCAAGATAATTCTGGCAGGGCCATTCCTGCAGCGAGGACGGATGATATGAATACCCAGCCCTTTTTTTCCACTTTAATTGAGAGTTATTTTATTGCTTTCGGTGTTTTGATAGGAGGTTCAATCATTGGAGGCATGGCTGCTTTTCTGACAGGAAAGCCTCCTTTAAATCAAATCTTCCAGATTTCCAATATGATACGCATTTGGGCCATTATTGCAGCAATCGGAGGAACCTTTGATACAGTTTACAGCTTTGAAAGAGGTGTCATGGACGGACAGACAAAGGATATATTTAAACAATTCATGCTGATTCTTTCTGCTCTCGGAGGGGCCCAGACAGGCGCCATGCTCATTAACTGGCTGACTCAGGAGAACATTTCAGCATGA
- the accA gene encoding acetyl-CoA carboxylase carboxyl transferase subunit alpha has product MAGELEFERPVMELKKKIAELKEFTKTADVDLSSEIEKLEARLEKLETDIYENMKPWDRVQVARHPARPTTQDYISYLFEDFFECHGDRAFGDDEAIVGGIAKFRGLPVTVIGHQRGKDTKENIRRNFGMPHPEGYRKALRLMKQADKFRRPIICFIDTKGAYPGKAAEERGQSEAIAKNLFEMASLRVPVICIVIGEGGSGGALALGVGNHIHMLENSTYSVISPEGAAAILWKDATQAKKAAESMRITAPDLKELGVVDEIIEEVKGGAHKDVKVQAAEIGEVLYQSLKDLMVLSEDQLIDHRYNKFKSIGEYSFLKEFIGVK; this is encoded by the coding sequence ATGGCAGGAGAATTAGAATTTGAACGTCCGGTTATGGAACTGAAAAAAAAGATTGCTGAATTAAAAGAGTTTACAAAAACAGCCGATGTAGACCTATCCTCTGAGATAGAGAAGCTGGAAGCGCGCTTGGAAAAATTAGAAACCGATATATATGAAAATATGAAACCGTGGGATCGTGTGCAGGTTGCAAGACATCCCGCAAGGCCAACTACACAGGACTATATCTCCTATCTTTTTGAGGATTTTTTCGAGTGTCATGGAGATCGTGCTTTTGGGGATGACGAGGCAATTGTTGGAGGTATTGCAAAATTTAGGGGTCTTCCGGTTACCGTCATCGGGCATCAGCGCGGAAAAGACACAAAAGAGAATATCCGCAGAAATTTTGGAATGCCGCATCCCGAAGGTTACCGCAAAGCATTAAGGCTTATGAAGCAAGCTGATAAATTCCGAAGGCCGATTATTTGTTTCATTGATACAAAGGGTGCCTACCCTGGGAAAGCCGCAGAGGAACGCGGACAGAGTGAGGCAATTGCCAAAAACCTGTTTGAAATGGCCAGCCTTAGGGTTCCTGTTATCTGTATTGTCATCGGTGAAGGCGGAAGCGGCGGAGCGCTGGCTCTCGGTGTGGGAAACCATATTCATATGCTCGAAAACTCCACTTATTCGGTTATTTCTCCAGAAGGAGCGGCAGCCATTCTCTGGAAAGATGCCACGCAGGCTAAAAAGGCTGCAGAATCCATGAGAATTACTGCTCCGGATTTAAAAGAATTAGGTGTTGTGGATGAGATTATCGAAGAGGTAAAGGGTGGAGCCCACAAAGATGTAAAGGTTCAGGCTGCGGAAATCGGAGAGGTCCTTTATCAATCATTGAAGGATTTGATGGTCCTTTCTGAAGATCAGCTGATCGATCACCGATACAACAAGTTCAAATCCATTGGTGAATATTCGTTTTTAAAGGAATTTATTGGGGTAAAATAA
- the pfkA gene encoding 6-phosphofructokinase, with translation MKKIGVLTSGGDSPGMNAAVRAVVRKAIYHNIEVYGVYGGYSGLMSGNIKKLDLGSVGDIIHRGGTVLHSARSEEFKTKEGQQKGIEQMNKHGIEGLVVIGGDGSYRGAKALTEQGFPCVGVPGTIDNDIPGTQYTIGFDTALNTVIDAIDKIRDTATSHERTFIIEVMGRDAGDIALCAGLAGGAETILIPEAGYSMDEIAERLKKGHERGKKHSIIVVAEGVCSGVEFAKQIKDTTNFDTRVSVLGHMQRGGSPTAFDRVLASRLGAHAVELLLEDKGGRAVGIQNNKLVDHDIIEILDREHTLDLDLYKLSKELSI, from the coding sequence GTGAAGAAAATAGGAGTATTAACAAGCGGCGGCGATTCTCCTGGCATGAATGCAGCTGTACGTGCAGTTGTCCGTAAAGCGATCTATCATAATATTGAAGTGTATGGTGTTTATGGCGGATATTCCGGCTTAATGTCAGGGAATATTAAGAAGCTTGACCTTGGTTCGGTTGGTGACATCATCCATCGCGGCGGCACAGTCCTGCATTCGGCAAGAAGCGAAGAGTTCAAAACAAAAGAAGGCCAGCAAAAAGGCATTGAACAGATGAATAAGCACGGCATTGAAGGTCTTGTTGTAATTGGCGGGGACGGTTCATACCGTGGAGCAAAAGCTTTGACAGAGCAGGGCTTTCCTTGTGTTGGAGTACCTGGCACCATCGATAACGATATTCCGGGAACGCAATATACTATTGGCTTTGACACGGCTTTAAATACGGTTATTGATGCAATTGATAAAATCCGTGATACAGCTACTTCCCATGAAAGAACATTTATCATTGAAGTGATGGGAAGAGATGCAGGAGACATCGCTTTATGTGCAGGATTAGCAGGCGGTGCGGAAACAATCCTCATCCCGGAAGCAGGCTATAGCATGGATGAAATAGCAGAGAGACTTAAAAAGGGACATGAACGCGGCAAAAAACACAGTATCATTGTGGTTGCAGAAGGAGTCTGCAGCGGAGTGGAATTTGCCAAGCAGATCAAAGACACAACAAACTTTGATACACGGGTGTCTGTACTTGGCCATATGCAGAGGGGCGGATCTCCAACTGCATTCGACCGGGTGCTGGCAAGCCGCCTTGGAGCACATGCGGTAGAACTTCTCCTCGAAGACAAAGGCGGACGTGCAGTAGGAATTCAAAATAATAAACTTGTTGACCATGATATAATAGAAATATTGGATAGAGAGCATACACTTGACCTGGACCTATACAAACTTTCGAAAGAGCTGTCTATTTAA
- the ytrI gene encoding sporulation membrane protein YtrI produces MRIPPYYRLPSWQRFFSGMAIGGIISWFIFLFVFGQWQERYSKEIKLQKDAIYELEKDKEIWQEEFKKLNKENQKKLTVQDISIKIVNSDKYKLDSFSVFQLEDEIKEDISMMIAKDIDTVYKSSELIKKIIENKTHRVNEKRYRVEVKELVIYTTVSIELNIMLD; encoded by the coding sequence ATGAGGATACCGCCTTACTACCGATTGCCATCCTGGCAGCGCTTTTTTTCAGGAATGGCCATAGGGGGCATCATCAGCTGGTTTATTTTTTTATTTGTTTTTGGGCAATGGCAGGAGAGATACAGCAAAGAAATCAAGCTTCAAAAGGATGCTATTTATGAATTGGAAAAAGATAAAGAAATCTGGCAGGAGGAATTCAAAAAACTAAATAAAGAAAACCAGAAAAAACTGACTGTCCAGGATATATCCATTAAAATTGTCAACAGCGATAAATATAAACTGGATTCCTTCAGTGTTTTTCAGCTGGAAGATGAAATAAAAGAGGATATTAGCATGATGATTGCCAAAGACATCGATACGGTTTATAAAAGCAGTGAACTGATCAAGAAAATAATAGAAAATAAGACACATCGGGTTAACGAAAAGAGATACCGGGTGGAAGTTAAAGAATTGGTCATCTATACAACTGTCTCAATTGAATTGAATATTATGCTGGATTAA
- the accD gene encoding acetyl-CoA carboxylase, carboxyltransferase subunit beta, whose amino-acid sequence MLKDIFTKTKKKKYATIPSETAKQDVPEGIMTKCPNCKKIMYTKELVKNLKVCFHCQYHHTMNSKERLASFLDANSFEEINANMISENPLNFPDYIEKLEKDREKTKINEAVVTGTGTVNGQKLAVAVMDSTFRMGSMGSVVGEKITRAIEKADELGVPFIIFTASGGARMQEGVLSLMQMAKTSVALKRFSDNGGLIISIMTHPTTGGVSASFASLGDYNLAEPGALIGFAGRRIIEQTIREELPEDFQTAEFLLKHGQLDAVIPRTELKDKISAILSIHQPGGDFQWQEN is encoded by the coding sequence TTGCTTAAAGATATTTTTACTAAGACGAAGAAGAAGAAATATGCAACCATTCCATCGGAAACGGCAAAGCAGGATGTGCCGGAAGGAATCATGACAAAGTGTCCGAACTGCAAGAAGATCATGTATACAAAAGAATTGGTTAAGAACCTTAAAGTGTGTTTCCACTGTCAATACCACCACACCATGAATTCAAAAGAGCGTTTGGCAAGCTTTTTGGATGCCAATAGCTTTGAAGAAATTAACGCAAACATGATTTCTGAAAATCCTCTGAATTTCCCGGATTATATTGAAAAGCTTGAGAAGGATAGGGAAAAAACAAAGATTAATGAAGCGGTAGTGACTGGGACAGGCACTGTAAATGGCCAAAAACTTGCAGTGGCTGTTATGGATTCCACATTCAGAATGGGAAGCATGGGCTCAGTAGTCGGAGAAAAAATTACCCGTGCCATTGAAAAAGCAGATGAATTGGGAGTTCCTTTTATTATATTTACCGCTTCAGGCGGAGCAAGAATGCAGGAAGGCGTTTTGAGCCTGATGCAAATGGCTAAGACAAGTGTAGCCTTAAAAAGATTCAGTGATAATGGAGGCCTGATTATCTCCATCATGACTCATCCTACAACAGGAGGTGTGTCTGCAAGCTTTGCTTCACTGGGAGATTACAATCTGGCGGAACCTGGTGCTTTGATTGGCTTTGCGGGACGCAGAATCATAGAACAAACAATCCGAGAAGAATTGCCGGAAGACTTCCAGACAGCAGAATTCTTATTAAAACACGGTCAATTGGATGCAGTAATTCCCAGAACAGAGCTAAAGGACAAGATATCAGCCATTTTATCGATACATCAACCAGGAGGTGACTTCCAATGGCAGGAGAATTAG
- the pyk gene encoding pyruvate kinase produces the protein MRKTKIVCTIGPASESVEKLTQLIEAGMNVARLNFSHGDFQEHGQRIQNIRVAAEKTGKTVAILLDTKGPEIRTNNMQDGAIELRAGENIIISMNEVEGTADKFSVTYAGLIEDVHTGSKILLDDGLIGLEVTKIDKANSEIHTKILNSGTLKNKKGVNVPGVSVNLPGITEKDAQDIIFGIEQGVDFIAASFVRRASDVLEIRQLLEEHNASYINIIPKIENQEGVDNIDEILEISDGLMVARGDLGVEIPAEEVPLVQKKLIKKCNAQGKPVITATQMLDSMQRNPRPTRAEASDVANAIFDGTDAIMLSGETAAGSYPVEAVQTMHNIASRAESALDHKEILSNRSKDNEHNITDAIGQSVAHTALNLDVNAIITPTESGHTARMISKYRPKAPIVAVTSNDYVSRRLSLTWGVYPQIGQKASTTDDMLDIAVEESVNSGIVASGDLVVITAGVPVGEAGTTNLMKIHVVGDILAKAQGIGRKSAFGKVVVARNAEEALAKVTEGSILVTIGSDREMVPAIEKCSALITEEGGLTSHAAVVGLNIGIPVIVGVEKATTLLKDGQEVTVDSQRGVIYNGHASVL, from the coding sequence ATGCGTAAAACGAAAATCGTTTGTACTATTGGACCTGCCAGTGAAAGTGTTGAAAAGTTAACACAGCTTATTGAAGCAGGGATGAATGTTGCCCGTTTAAATTTTTCCCATGGTGATTTCCAGGAGCATGGACAGCGAATTCAGAATATCCGTGTGGCTGCAGAAAAGACCGGCAAAACAGTAGCGATCCTTTTGGATACCAAAGGACCGGAAATCCGCACAAACAATATGCAGGATGGTGCGATTGAACTGAGAGCTGGGGAAAACATTATTATCTCCATGAACGAGGTTGAAGGAACAGCAGATAAGTTTTCCGTTACATATGCAGGGCTTATTGAAGATGTACACACAGGAAGCAAAATTCTGCTTGACGACGGTTTAATTGGACTTGAAGTGACAAAAATTGATAAAGCCAACAGTGAAATCCACACAAAAATATTAAACAGCGGAACACTTAAAAATAAAAAAGGAGTCAACGTTCCGGGAGTATCTGTGAATCTTCCTGGCATAACGGAGAAAGATGCTCAGGACATCATCTTCGGAATCGAACAGGGCGTCGATTTCATCGCCGCTTCTTTTGTCCGCAGAGCGTCTGATGTTTTGGAAATCAGACAGCTGCTTGAAGAGCACAATGCCTCTTATATCAACATCATTCCTAAGATTGAAAATCAGGAAGGTGTAGATAACATTGATGAAATTCTTGAAATTTCCGACGGTCTTATGGTAGCGCGCGGAGACCTTGGTGTTGAAATTCCAGCAGAAGAAGTTCCGCTCGTGCAAAAGAAATTAATTAAAAAGTGCAATGCACAGGGTAAACCTGTTATTACCGCAACACAAATGCTGGATTCCATGCAGCGCAACCCCCGCCCAACACGCGCAGAAGCGAGTGATGTAGCAAATGCCATTTTTGATGGTACTGATGCTATCATGTTATCCGGCGAAACGGCTGCGGGCTCTTATCCTGTCGAGGCTGTGCAGACGATGCACAACATCGCATCAAGAGCAGAATCTGCATTAGATCATAAAGAAATCCTATCAAATCGGAGCAAAGATAATGAACATAACATTACAGATGCCATTGGACAATCCGTGGCACATACAGCTCTAAACCTTGATGTTAACGCAATTATTACACCGACTGAGAGCGGCCATACAGCAAGAATGATTTCAAAGTACCGTCCAAAAGCTCCTATTGTTGCCGTTACATCAAATGACTATGTATCACGCCGTTTATCTTTAACATGGGGTGTTTATCCTCAAATTGGCCAAAAAGCGTCTACTACGGACGATATGCTTGATATTGCAGTTGAAGAAAGCGTGAACAGCGGAATTGTTGCATCAGGAGATTTAGTGGTTATTACAGCAGGAGTGCCTGTTGGTGAAGCAGGTACCACCAATTTAATGAAAATTCATGTGGTGGGGGATATCCTGGCTAAGGCGCAAGGAATAGGGCGCAAATCAGCCTTTGGAAAAGTCGTTGTGGCTAGAAATGCAGAGGAAGCATTGGCAAAAGTAACAGAAGGGTCTATTCTGGTTACAATCGGTTCTGACCGTGAAATGGTGCCTGCTATTGAAAAATGCAGTGCACTTATTACAGAAGAAGGCGGGCTTACAAGCCATGCGGCTGTTGTAGGCCTTAATATTGGCATACCTGTCATTGTAGGGGTTGAAAAAGCAACAACCCTTCTCAAAGATGGACAGGAAGTAACAGTCGATTCTCAGCGCGGCGTAATTTATAACGGCCATGCAAGTGTGCTATAA